Proteins encoded in a region of the Sphingomonas sp. HMP9 genome:
- a CDS encoding glycoside hydrolase family 3 C-terminal domain-containing protein, whose amino-acid sequence MTVSRSRALFVRLLAGSVLAIAAPALAQTTNNAPGAAAARTEAPKARPWMNTALSADARVELLLQAMTLDEKLQLTFGYFATNADWLKTPIKNWVYPKDGLPASAGIVPGIPRLGIPNQWQTDAGVGVASQRGPTPRLRTSLPSGIATAATWNPALAQAGGAMIGREAFLSGFNVQLAGGMNLTREPRNGRNFEYGGEDPLLAGVITGHEIKGIQSQHVVSTMKHYAFNGQETNRFTMDHRIGEQDARQSDLLAFEIANEVGQPGSVMCSYNRVNGHYACENDWLLNTVLKRDWGFKGYVMSDWGATHSTSEAANAGLDQQSGWAFDRSAYFADALREAVNNGHVSEARATDMARRVLWGMVSVGAFDTVVTGDQATKIDYSAHAAVTRADAEEGIVLLKTTAGLLPIAKTAKSILLIGAHADLGVLSGGGSSQVYSHNAPTNGLVVPDEFPSGFPGPKTYHASSPMKALQARTGASVTYLDGKDVKAAAAAARAADVVVVFGEQWTGESIDAPDLNLPDGQNALIDAVARANKKTVVVLETGGPVVMPWLGKVGAVLEAWYPGTAGGEAIARVLTGEVNPSGHLPATFPASLAQTPRPVLEGDPKLDRDSHPMGNYDIEGAAVGYKWFDKTGAKPLFPFGHGLSYTSFAMSGLTAAAEGKGIKAGFAVKNTGAVQGKAVAQVYVSGAGWEAPKRLGAFRKVDLAPGTEQTVSVTIDPRLLATFDVASGGWRIAAGEYSVMLATSAADVVQTVKVRIAAQTLDRTGK is encoded by the coding sequence ATGACCGTATCCCGTTCCCGTGCCCTGTTCGTCCGATTGCTTGCGGGATCGGTGCTGGCGATCGCGGCGCCCGCGCTGGCGCAGACCACCAACAACGCCCCCGGTGCTGCGGCGGCGCGCACCGAGGCGCCGAAGGCGCGGCCGTGGATGAATACTGCGCTCAGCGCGGACGCCCGCGTCGAGTTGCTGCTACAGGCGATGACGCTCGACGAGAAGTTGCAGCTCACCTTCGGCTATTTCGCGACCAACGCCGACTGGCTGAAGACGCCGATCAAGAACTGGGTTTATCCCAAGGACGGGCTGCCCGCATCCGCCGGGATCGTGCCGGGCATCCCGCGGCTCGGCATCCCCAACCAGTGGCAGACCGATGCCGGCGTCGGCGTCGCCAGCCAGCGCGGACCGACGCCGCGCCTGCGCACTTCGCTGCCGTCGGGGATCGCGACCGCGGCGACCTGGAACCCTGCGCTCGCGCAGGCAGGCGGCGCTATGATCGGCCGGGAGGCGTTCCTGTCGGGGTTCAACGTGCAGCTCGCCGGCGGGATGAACCTGACGCGTGAGCCGCGCAACGGACGCAATTTCGAATATGGCGGTGAGGATCCGTTGCTGGCGGGCGTCATCACCGGCCACGAGATCAAGGGCATCCAGTCGCAGCACGTCGTGTCGACGATGAAGCATTACGCCTTCAACGGGCAGGAGACGAACCGCTTCACGATGGATCACCGGATCGGCGAACAGGACGCGCGCCAGTCCGATCTGCTCGCGTTCGAGATTGCCAACGAGGTGGGTCAGCCCGGCTCGGTGATGTGTTCGTACAACCGCGTGAACGGCCATTATGCGTGCGAGAATGATTGGCTGCTCAATACAGTCCTGAAGCGCGACTGGGGCTTCAAGGGCTATGTCATGTCCGATTGGGGCGCGACGCATTCGACCAGCGAGGCGGCCAATGCCGGGCTCGACCAGCAATCGGGCTGGGCGTTCGATCGCTCGGCCTATTTCGCCGATGCGCTGCGCGAGGCGGTCAATAACGGCCACGTCAGCGAAGCGCGTGCGACCGACATGGCGCGGCGCGTGCTGTGGGGCATGGTCTCGGTCGGCGCGTTCGACACGGTCGTGACCGGCGATCAGGCGACCAAGATCGACTATAGCGCGCACGCCGCCGTCACGCGCGCGGATGCCGAGGAGGGCATCGTCCTGCTCAAGACCACCGCCGGGCTGTTGCCGATCGCCAAGACCGCGAAGTCGATCCTGCTGATCGGCGCGCATGCCGATCTCGGCGTGCTGTCGGGTGGCGGCTCGTCACAGGTCTATTCGCACAACGCGCCGACCAACGGCCTCGTCGTGCCCGACGAATTCCCGAGCGGCTTCCCCGGCCCCAAGACCTATCACGCCTCCTCGCCGATGAAGGCGTTGCAGGCGCGGACCGGCGCGAGCGTGACCTATCTCGACGGCAAGGACGTGAAGGCGGCGGCGGCAGCGGCGCGGGCGGCGGACGTCGTCGTCGTGTTCGGCGAGCAGTGGACCGGCGAGTCGATCGACGCGCCCGATCTCAACCTGCCCGATGGCCAGAACGCGCTGATCGATGCGGTCGCGCGCGCCAACAAGAAGACCGTCGTGGTCCTCGAGACCGGCGGCCCGGTGGTCATGCCGTGGCTGGGCAAGGTCGGCGCGGTGCTGGAGGCGTGGTATCCCGGCACGGCGGGCGGCGAGGCGATCGCGCGCGTGCTGACCGGCGAGGTCAATCCGTCGGGGCATCTGCCCGCCACCTTCCCCGCATCGCTCGCGCAGACGCCGCGGCCCGTGCTGGAGGGCGACCCCAAGCTCGACCGCGATTCGCACCCGATGGGCAATTACGACATCGAGGGTGCGGCGGTCGGCTATAAATGGTTCGACAAGACCGGCGCCAAGCCGCTGTTCCCGTTCGGCCACGGCCTTTCCTACACCAGCTTCGCGATGAGCGGGCTGACCGCCGCCGCGGAGGGGAAGGGCATCAAGGCCGGGTTCGCGGTCAAGAACACCGGCGCCGTGCAAGGAAAGGCGGTCGCGCAGGTCTATGTGTCGGGCGCGGGCTGGGAAGCGCCGAAGCGACTGGGCGCGTTCCGCAAGGTCGACCTCGCACCGGGCACGGAGCAGACCGTATCGGTCACGATCGATCCGCGCCTGCTCGCGACGTTCGACGTGGCGAGCGGCGGGTGGCGTATCGCAGCCGGCGAGTACAGCGTGATGCTGGCGACGTCGGCGGCGGATGTCGTGCAGACGGTAAAGGTGCGGATCGCCGCGCAGACGCTGGATCGTACGGGCAAGTAA
- a CDS encoding L-serine ammonia-lyase — MTPLTFDRPDEQTRARPDCHQAISILDLFTIGIGPSSSHTVGPMRAAWLFADLVADEKPVAVRVDLFGSLALTGRGHATDSAVMLGLSGAQPETIDPDLIPVRLAAIRSSGRLMLADRIEIGFEESQHLLFHAQTFLPGHPNAVTFTASFGDGRSVERTYFSIGGGAIVEAGSGPVKANILLPRPFSSGAELLATGDATGMTIAEIVRENEIAWRPDSETDAFLDAVRAAMFASIDRGCRQGGILPGGLKVPRRAKALFEGLQARDTAADPSAVFEWVSLYALAVNEENAAGGRVVTAPTNGAAGVLPAVLRFYETFTKDPTPKGAHDFLLTAAAIGFLYKKRASISAAEMGCQGEVGVACSMAAGALVAALGGTNEQIENAAEIGMEHNLGLTCDPIGGLVQIPCIERNTMGAIKAINAAYLALRGDGRHIVSLDAVIETMRQTGEDMRSQYKETSLGGLTVNVVEC, encoded by the coding sequence ATGACCCCGCTGACCTTTGATCGCCCGGATGAGCAGACTCGTGCTCGCCCCGATTGCCACCAGGCGATCTCTATCCTCGACCTGTTCACGATCGGGATCGGGCCGTCGAGTTCGCATACCGTCGGGCCGATGCGTGCGGCGTGGCTGTTCGCCGATCTGGTCGCGGACGAGAAGCCTGTGGCGGTGCGCGTCGACCTCTTTGGTTCGCTGGCGCTGACGGGGCGAGGGCATGCGACTGACAGCGCGGTGATGCTGGGGCTCAGCGGTGCGCAGCCCGAGACGATCGATCCCGACCTGATCCCGGTGCGCCTCGCCGCGATCCGGTCGAGCGGGCGGCTGATGCTCGCCGACCGGATCGAGATCGGCTTCGAGGAAAGCCAGCATCTGCTGTTCCACGCGCAGACCTTCCTGCCGGGGCATCCGAATGCGGTGACCTTCACCGCGTCGTTCGGCGACGGGCGCAGCGTCGAGCGGACCTATTTCTCGATCGGCGGCGGTGCGATCGTCGAGGCGGGGTCGGGGCCGGTCAAGGCGAACATCCTCCTGCCGCGGCCCTTCTCGTCGGGCGCGGAACTGCTCGCGACCGGCGACGCTACGGGGATGACGATCGCCGAGATCGTCCGCGAGAACGAGATCGCGTGGCGCCCGGACAGCGAGACCGACGCGTTCCTCGACGCGGTGCGCGCCGCGATGTTCGCGTCGATCGATCGTGGGTGTCGGCAGGGCGGCATATTGCCCGGCGGGCTCAAGGTCCCGCGCCGCGCGAAGGCGTTGTTCGAGGGGTTGCAGGCGCGCGATACCGCCGCCGATCCGTCCGCGGTGTTCGAATGGGTCAGCCTGTACGCGCTCGCGGTGAACGAGGAGAATGCCGCGGGCGGCCGCGTCGTGACCGCGCCGACCAACGGCGCGGCGGGCGTGCTGCCCGCGGTGCTGCGCTTCTACGAGACCTTCACCAAGGACCCGACGCCGAAGGGCGCACACGACTTCCTGCTGACCGCCGCGGCGATCGGATTTCTCTACAAGAAACGCGCGTCGATCTCGGCCGCCGAAATGGGATGTCAGGGCGAGGTCGGCGTCGCGTGTTCGATGGCGGCGGGCGCGCTGGTCGCGGCGCTCGGCGGGACCAACGAACAGATCGAGAATGCCGCGGAGATCGGCATGGAGCATAATCTCGGCCTTACCTGCGACCCGATCGGCGGGCTGGTCCAGATCCCGTGCATCGAGCGCAACACGATGGGCGCGATCAAGGCGATCAACGCCGCCTATCTGGCGCTGCGGGGGGACGGTCGCCATATCGTCAGCCTCGATGCGGTGATCGAGACGATGCGCCAGACCGGTGAGGACATGCGCTCGCAATATAAGGAGACGTCGCTTGGGGGCCTGACCGTCAACGTCGTCGAATGCTGA
- a CDS encoding PLP-dependent cysteine synthase family protein, translated as MPKRVDRRWLSEAVRRIEADYNRSADTHLIRVDLPRYPDIVLYLKDESSHPTGSLKHRLARSLFLYALCNEWIGPETTVIESSSGSTAVSEAYFAKMLGLRFIAVVPATTAAPKLDAIRFHGGEIHMVDDPRTVYAVSHGLAAETGGHYLDQFTYAERATDWRGNNNIAESIFAQMAEEEHPCPSWIVCGAGTGGTSATIGRFLRYCRHETRLCVADPVHSVFHRHFEDRAVVALPEGCASRIEGIGRPRVEPSFLPSVIDRMIAVEDADSIGAMRALSDRLGRRVGGSTGTNLGACAQLIEEMAAAGQTGSIVTLLCDGGERYGCTYYHDAWLDERNVAWTDAAARMTHFLG; from the coding sequence ATGCCGAAGCGGGTCGATCGGCGCTGGCTGTCGGAGGCGGTGCGGCGGATCGAGGCGGACTATAACCGGTCCGCCGACACGCACCTGATCCGCGTCGATTTGCCGCGCTATCCCGACATCGTCCTGTATCTGAAGGACGAGAGTTCGCACCCGACCGGCAGCCTCAAGCACCGGCTCGCGCGGTCGCTGTTCCTGTATGCGCTGTGCAACGAATGGATCGGGCCGGAGACGACGGTGATCGAATCCTCGTCGGGCTCGACCGCGGTGTCGGAGGCGTATTTCGCCAAGATGCTGGGGCTGCGCTTCATCGCCGTGGTGCCCGCGACGACCGCCGCCCCAAAGCTCGACGCGATCCGCTTTCACGGCGGCGAGATCCACATGGTCGACGATCCGCGCACCGTCTACGCGGTGTCGCACGGCCTCGCGGCGGAGACCGGCGGGCATTATCTCGACCAGTTCACCTATGCCGAGCGTGCGACCGACTGGCGCGGCAACAACAACATCGCCGAGAGCATCTTCGCGCAGATGGCCGAGGAGGAGCATCCGTGCCCGTCCTGGATCGTCTGCGGTGCGGGGACCGGCGGCACGTCGGCGACGATCGGCCGCTTCCTCCGCTATTGCCGGCACGAAACGCGGTTGTGCGTCGCGGACCCGGTGCATTCGGTGTTCCACCGCCATTTCGAGGATCGCGCCGTGGTCGCGCTGCCTGAGGGGTGCGCGTCGCGGATCGAGGGGATCGGCCGGCCGCGCGTCGAGCCGAGCTTCCTGCCTTCGGTCATCGACCGGATGATCGCGGTCGAGGATGCCGACAGCATCGGCGCGATGCGCGCGCTGTCCGACCGGCTCGGGCGGCGCGTCGGTGGTTCGACCGGCACCAACCTCGGGGCCTGCGCGCAGTTGATCGAGGAGATGGCTGCGGCAGGGCAGACGGGGAGCATCGTCACGTTGCTGTGCGACGGTGGCGAGCGCTATGGCTGCACCTATTATCACGACGCGTGGCTCGACGAGCGCAACGTCGCGTGGACCGACGCGGCGGCGCGGATGACGCATTTTCTGGGCTGA
- a CDS encoding M3 family metallopeptidase, whose product MNPLLDTLSLPRFADLAPDQIAPALDEAIARHEAMVEALTTARPTDFAGAWLPYERANTEIGAIWSAVSHLHGVADTPELRAAYSEGQKRLVENDMKVGQNRDLYEVFVALSVSPEFADLPTEDRVAVEQAIRDFTLSGVALEPEARDRFSEISVELSGLSNEFGSAVLDATDAWSELVTDEADLAGISDADKAMFADAAKAKGQAGWLVTLQQPSVNAVLTFAENRDLRARMYRAFATRASDQGPNAGEFDNSARIARILELRHESATLLGFADPVAWSLETKMAPNGAEVIAFLRDLAHRAKPAAERDLAELKAFAAEHLEIADFEPWDAGFVSNRLRQDRYAVDAQVVKAYFPVERVMAGWQTLMERLFGIRLVERDDVSLYHDDARFFDVVDESGTVFAGLYLDLHARTGKRGGAWMAQARPRLHDGNTVTVPVAYMVCNFAPDGGETPSLLSHNDVTTLLHETGHCIHLLFTKVNRPSIAGTNGFEWDAIELPSQLMEDFAWDQGVLTGMSGHYKTGETLPADLFERMVKARHFQAGMFILRQVEFALFDLLLHLGTMGSDPIEVIEAVRDEVAVIRPPAWHRFPHAFSHIFAGGYASGYYSYLYAELLAADGFGAFAEAGLVDRKTGDRFREEVLARGATRPAAESFRAFRGRDPEPTAMLIRHGLQ is encoded by the coding sequence ATGAACCCGCTTCTCGATACGCTGTCGCTGCCCCGCTTCGCCGACCTCGCCCCCGACCAGATCGCGCCCGCGCTCGACGAGGCGATCGCGCGGCACGAGGCGATGGTCGAGGCGCTGACGACTGCGCGGCCGACCGATTTCGCGGGCGCCTGGCTGCCCTATGAGCGCGCGAATACCGAGATCGGCGCGATCTGGTCGGCGGTGTCCCACCTGCACGGCGTGGCGGACACGCCCGAACTGCGCGCGGCGTATTCGGAGGGGCAGAAGCGGCTCGTCGAGAACGACATGAAGGTCGGCCAGAACCGCGACCTGTACGAGGTGTTCGTCGCGCTCAGCGTGTCGCCCGAATTCGCCGACCTGCCGACCGAAGACCGGGTCGCGGTCGAGCAGGCGATCCGCGATTTCACGCTGTCTGGCGTGGCGCTGGAACCCGAGGCACGCGATCGGTTCAGCGAGATTTCGGTCGAGCTGTCGGGCCTGTCGAACGAATTCGGCAGCGCGGTGCTCGATGCGACCGATGCCTGGTCCGAGCTGGTCACCGACGAGGCCGATCTCGCCGGCATCTCGGACGCGGACAAGGCGATGTTCGCGGATGCCGCCAAGGCGAAGGGGCAGGCGGGCTGGCTGGTCACGCTGCAACAGCCGAGCGTCAACGCGGTGCTGACCTTCGCCGAGAACCGTGATCTCCGCGCCCGCATGTACCGCGCGTTCGCGACGCGCGCGTCCGATCAGGGCCCCAACGCCGGCGAGTTCGACAACAGCGCGCGGATCGCGCGGATCCTCGAACTGCGGCACGAAAGCGCCACGCTGCTCGGGTTTGCCGACCCGGTCGCCTGGTCGCTGGAGACGAAGATGGCCCCCAATGGCGCCGAGGTGATCGCCTTCCTCCGCGATCTCGCCCACCGCGCCAAGCCCGCCGCCGAGCGCGATCTCGCCGAGCTGAAGGCGTTCGCGGCCGAGCATCTCGAGATCGCCGATTTCGAGCCCTGGGATGCGGGCTTCGTCTCGAACCGGTTGCGGCAGGATCGCTACGCGGTCGATGCGCAGGTGGTGAAGGCGTATTTCCCGGTCGAGCGCGTGATGGCGGGCTGGCAGACGCTGATGGAGCGGCTGTTCGGCATCCGCCTCGTCGAGCGCGACGACGTCTCGCTCTATCACGACGATGCGCGGTTCTTCGACGTGGTCGACGAGAGTGGGACGGTCTTCGCCGGGCTGTACCTCGATCTCCACGCACGCACCGGCAAGCGCGGTGGCGCGTGGATGGCGCAAGCGCGGCCCAGGCTGCACGACGGCAACACCGTGACGGTGCCGGTCGCCTATATGGTCTGCAACTTCGCGCCGGATGGTGGCGAGACGCCGTCGCTGCTGAGCCACAACGACGTGACGACGCTGCTGCACGAGACCGGCCACTGCATCCATCTGCTCTTCACCAAGGTGAACCGCCCGAGCATCGCCGGGACCAACGGCTTCGAATGGGATGCGATCGAGCTGCCGAGCCAGCTGATGGAGGATTTCGCCTGGGATCAGGGCGTCCTCACCGGCATGTCGGGGCATTACAAGACCGGCGAGACGCTCCCTGCCGACCTGTTCGAGCGGATGGTCAAGGCGCGGCATTTCCAGGCGGGGATGTTCATCCTGCGCCAGGTCGAGTTCGCGCTGTTTGATCTGTTGCTGCACCTCGGCACGATGGGCAGCGACCCGATCGAGGTGATCGAGGCGGTGCGCGACGAGGTGGCGGTGATCCGCCCGCCCGCCTGGCACCGCTTCCCGCACGCGTTCAGCCACATTTTCGCCGGCGGCTATGCGTCGGGCTATTACAGCTATCTCTACGCCGAACTGCTCGCCGCGGACGGGTTCGGGGCGTTTGCCGAGGCGGGGTTGGTCGACCGCAAGACCGGCGACCGGTTCCGCGAGGAGGTGCTCGCGCGCGGCGCGACGCGACCCGCGGCGGAGAGCTTCCGCGCGTTCCGGGGTCGCGATCCGGAGCCGACCGCGATGCTGATCCGGCACGGGCTCCAGTAA
- a CDS encoding hydantoinase B/oxoprolinase family protein: MTAWQFWIDRGGTFTDVVARRPDGRIVTAKLLSEDPERYDDAAVEAIRRLTEGADVPLELRIGTTVATNALLERKGELTCLAITRGFGDALLIGHQERADIFARDVNRPPPLFAHVVEIDERVGAAGDVLRPLDVGAARAELQVAFDSGLRAVAIVLMHGYRFTAHEEALAEIAAEIGFTQISVSHRVAPLIKLIGRGDTTVVDAYLSPVVDRYVAGLSAALGQGALFMQSSGGLVDGAGFRGKDAILSGPAGGIVGMAATAREAGFAHVIGFDMGGTSTDVSHYAGTYERDTETLIAGTRIRAPMLRIHTVAAGGGSICRYDGERLIVGPESAGAVPGPACYRRGGPLTVTDCNVMLGKVRPEFFPALFGPTGDAPLDAEAVAARFAELPLDPQVAAEGFVAVAVANMANAIRTISVARGHDVTRYTLACFGGAGGQHACLVADALAMDRVMIHPLAGVLSAYGMGLADRRVLREATSGAAFADYAAITQALDGLADAARDALVAQGVPANDVRIERRVHLRRGQTDHTIERDLDDPAAMTAAFDAAHVAQFGFASEAPLIADRIVAEAIAESPPIEAALVAFPDAPAAPLATAPVYMAGAWHDTPVLAREGLPVGHGVDGPALILDSVSTTIVEPGWRARVDPIGNLILDRIAPRVGASIGTESDPVRLAIFAGLFMSIAEEMGAALQRSAASVNIRERLDFSCALFDAHGNLVANAPHIPVHLGSMGESIRTIIDARGGGADGRGIRRGDAYALNAPYRGGTHLPDITVIMPVFADDAEAPAFFVAARGHHADVGGTTPGSMPPESRSVEEEGVLLDDVLVVDEGRFLETELRAVFASGAYPARNIDQNIADLSAQLAACTRGATGLVRLADEYGTDVVAAYMEHVQANADAAVRRLIATLDDGAFAYEMDDGAVVRVAVRVDRAAATMEVDFAGTSDQRPTNFNAPVSIVRAAVLYVVRALIDEAVPLNDGCLRGVTIRVPAGSMLNPRYPAAVVAGNVETSQVVTDTLFGALGAMAASQGTMNNFTFGNAVHQYYETIAGGAGAGPGFDGAAVIQTHMTNSRLTDPEIFETRFPVLLEEFSIRRGSGGAGAHRGGDGGTRRVRFLEAMTACILANRRRVPPFGMAGGKRGGLGSAIIERGAGSVERLGSTARVDMQVGDVFVIETPGGGGFGQG, encoded by the coding sequence ATGACCGCATGGCAGTTCTGGATCGATCGCGGCGGCACGTTCACCGATGTCGTCGCGCGCCGACCCGATGGGCGGATCGTCACCGCCAAGCTGCTGTCGGAAGATCCCGAGCGCTATGACGACGCGGCGGTCGAGGCGATCCGGCGGCTGACCGAAGGCGCCGACGTGCCGCTCGAGCTGCGCATCGGCACGACCGTTGCGACCAACGCGCTGCTGGAGCGCAAGGGCGAGCTGACGTGCCTCGCAATCACCCGAGGGTTCGGCGACGCGCTGCTGATCGGGCACCAGGAACGCGCGGACATTTTTGCGCGCGACGTGAATCGCCCGCCGCCGTTGTTCGCGCACGTCGTCGAGATCGACGAGCGGGTCGGGGCGGCGGGCGACGTGCTCCGTCCGCTCGACGTCGGTGCGGCCCGAGCGGAATTGCAGGTGGCGTTCGATAGCGGGCTTCGCGCGGTCGCGATCGTCCTGATGCACGGGTACCGCTTCACCGCGCACGAAGAGGCGCTGGCGGAGATCGCCGCCGAGATCGGCTTCACGCAAATTTCGGTCAGCCACCGTGTCGCGCCGCTGATCAAACTGATCGGGCGCGGCGATACGACCGTCGTCGACGCGTATCTGTCGCCGGTCGTCGATCGCTATGTCGCGGGGCTCAGCGCTGCGCTGGGGCAGGGTGCGCTGTTCATGCAGTCGTCGGGCGGGCTGGTCGACGGCGCGGGCTTTCGCGGCAAGGACGCGATCCTGTCGGGTCCCGCGGGCGGCATCGTCGGCATGGCCGCGACCGCGCGCGAGGCCGGGTTCGCGCACGTCATCGGCTTCGACATGGGCGGCACCTCGACCGACGTGTCGCACTACGCCGGCACCTATGAGCGCGACACCGAGACGCTGATCGCGGGCACCCGCATTCGCGCGCCGATGCTGCGGATCCACACCGTCGCGGCGGGTGGCGGCTCGATCTGCCGATATGATGGAGAGCGGCTGATCGTCGGCCCGGAGAGCGCGGGCGCGGTGCCGGGGCCGGCCTGCTATCGCCGCGGCGGGCCGCTGACGGTGACCGACTGCAACGTGATGCTGGGCAAAGTGCGGCCCGAGTTCTTCCCGGCACTGTTCGGACCGACAGGCGATGCCCCGCTCGATGCTGAGGCGGTCGCCGCGCGGTTTGCTGAGTTGCCGCTCGATCCTCAGGTCGCGGCCGAAGGGTTCGTCGCGGTCGCGGTGGCGAACATGGCGAATGCGATCCGGACGATCTCAGTCGCGCGTGGGCATGACGTGACGCGCTATACGCTGGCGTGCTTCGGCGGGGCCGGGGGTCAGCATGCGTGCTTGGTTGCCGATGCGCTGGCGATGGACCGAGTGATGATCCACCCGCTCGCCGGCGTGCTGTCGGCATACGGCATGGGGCTGGCCGACCGCCGCGTCCTGCGCGAGGCGACGTCGGGGGCGGCGTTTGCGGACTATGCCGCGATCACGCAGGCGCTGGATGGTCTTGCAGATGCGGCGCGCGACGCACTCGTGGCGCAGGGCGTTCCGGCGAATGACGTTCGGATCGAGCGACGCGTGCATCTGCGCCGCGGCCAGACCGATCACACGATCGAGCGCGATCTCGACGACCCGGCTGCGATGACCGCCGCGTTCGACGCTGCGCACGTCGCGCAGTTCGGGTTCGCCAGCGAGGCGCCGCTGATCGCCGACCGGATCGTCGCGGAAGCGATCGCCGAGAGCCCGCCGATCGAAGCCGCACTCGTCGCGTTCCCGGACGCACCCGCCGCGCCTCTGGCGACCGCGCCCGTCTACATGGCCGGCGCGTGGCACGACACGCCGGTGCTGGCGCGCGAAGGCCTCCCCGTCGGCCACGGCGTCGACGGCCCCGCGCTGATCCTCGACAGCGTCTCGACCACGATTGTCGAGCCCGGCTGGCGCGCGCGCGTCGATCCGATCGGCAACCTCATCCTCGACCGGATCGCGCCGCGCGTCGGCGCGAGCATCGGCACCGAGTCCGATCCCGTCCGGCTCGCGATCTTCGCCGGGCTGTTCATGAGCATCGCCGAGGAGATGGGCGCCGCGCTCCAGCGCTCGGCCGCCTCCGTCAACATCCGCGAGCGGCTCGACTTCAGTTGCGCGCTGTTCGACGCGCACGGCAACCTCGTCGCCAACGCGCCGCACATCCCGGTCCATCTGGGCTCGATGGGCGAGAGCATTCGCACGATCATCGACGCCCGCGGCGGCGGCGCAGACGGGCGCGGTATCCGGCGCGGCGACGCCTATGCGCTCAATGCGCCCTATCGCGGCGGTACGCATTTGCCCGACATCACCGTCATCATGCCGGTCTTCGCCGATGACGCCGAAGCCCCCGCCTTCTTCGTCGCGGCCCGCGGCCATCACGCAGACGTCGGCGGCACGACCCCCGGATCGATGCCGCCCGAGAGTCGGTCGGTCGAGGAGGAGGGCGTGCTGCTCGACGACGTGCTGGTGGTCGACGAAGGGCGCTTCCTCGAAACCGAACTGCGCGCGGTGTTCGCGTCGGGCGCTTATCCGGCACGAAACATCGACCAGAACATCGCCGATCTGTCCGCCCAGCTCGCCGCCTGCACACGCGGCGCGACAGGGCTCGTGCGGCTTGCCGACGAATACGGCACCGACGTCGTCGCGGCATACATGGAGCACGTCCAGGCCAATGCCGACGCCGCGGTCCGTCGCCTGATCGCGACGCTCGACGATGGCGCGTTCGCCTATGAGATGGATGACGGCGCCGTCGTCCGCGTGGCCGTCCGCGTCGATCGCGCGGCCGCAACGATGGAGGTCGATTTCGCCGGCACCAGCGACCAGCGCCCGACCAACTTCAACGCCCCCGTCTCAATCGTCCGCGCGGCGGTTCTCTACGTCGTGCGCGCGCTGATCGACGAGGCGGTGCCGCTCAACGACGGCTGCCTGCGCGGCGTGACGATCCGCGTGCCCGCAGGCTCGATGCTCAACCCGCGCTATCCGGCCGCGGTCGTCGCGGGCAATGTCGAGACCAGCCAGGTCGTCACCGACACGCTGTTCGGCGCGCTCGGCGCGATGGCGGCGAGCCAGGGGACGATGAACAACTTCACCTTCGGCAACGCCGTGCACCAATATTACGAAACGATCGCTGGTGGCGCAGGCGCGGGCCCCGGCTTCGACGGCGCGGCGGTGATCCAGACGCACATGACCAACAGCCGGCTGACCGACCCGGAGATCTTCGAGACGCGCTTCCCCGTGCTGCTGGAAGAATTCTCGATCCGCCGCGGCTCGGGCGGGGCAGGCGCGCACCGCGGCGGCGACGGCGGCACGCGGCGTGTTCGGTTCCTCGAGGCGATGACCGCCTGCATCCTAGCCAACCGCCGCCGCGTGCCGCCGTTCGGGATGGCCGGTGGCAAACGCGGCGGCCTGGGATCCGCAATCATCGAGCGCGGGGCCGGCAGCGTCGAACGGCTTGGGTCCACCGCCAGGGTCGACATGCAGGTCGGCGACGTGTTCGTGATCGAGACGCCCGGCGGGGGTGGCTTCGGTCAGGGGTGA